In Amphiura filiformis unplaced genomic scaffold, Afil_fr2py scaffold_377, whole genome shotgun sequence, the following proteins share a genomic window:
- the LOC140145543 gene encoding prokineticin receptor 2-like produces MEKYFVITRPLQPRMTKRTTLIVLAAIWVVSMLLVIPTAFYSETQRFIVSQNLYGAVYATQCLESLWNSSRGIRAYTLTMFLLEFILPLLIMSVAYSLIAWRLWFRVVPGGYVTEEQERAAEKSKRRTVRMLILVVALFAICWAPYYGVALVRDFYYASLPEEYYSIYLTAFYLAEALAMSNSMFDTLIYVIFNANFRKCVLQLSVSRALPGNPYAQSVRQARSSNRRTGGTRNTVRSSPEPAAVNSIRSPPGSTHNYVTVEKENADEHELKLLVNGNCNDKDGNYNEIVSSAKEEEEPVAHV; encoded by the exons ATGGAAAA GTACTTTGTTATTACTAGACCATTACAGCCACGTATGACCAAGAGGACAACTTTAATAGTTCTTGCCGCTATATGGGTAGTATCAATGTTACTTGTTATACCAACTGCGTTTTACAGCGAAACACAAAGATTTATAGTATCACAAAATCTATATGGCGCTGTTTATGCAACTCAATGTCTGGAATCACTGTGGAACAGTAGCCGTGGCATACGAGCGTACACATTAACAATGTTCCTGTTGGAATTTATTCTCCCTCTGCTTATTATGTCTGTGGCGTACTCTCTTATAGCATGGAGGCTTTGGTTTAGAGTAGTGCCTGGTGGTTATGTAACAGAGGAGCAAGAGAGGGCAGCAGAGAAATCTAAAAGAAGAACAGTTCGCATGCTTATACTTGTGGTGGCGCTATTTGCCATATGTTGGGCTCCATACTATGGGGTGGCGCTAGTCCGAGACTTCTATTACGCGTCTTTGCCGGAAGAATATTACTCTATATATCTAACAGCATTTTACCTTGCCGAAGCTTTAGCAATGAGTAACAGTATGTTTGATACGCTTATTTACGTAATTTTCAATGCCAACTTTCGAAAGTGTGTTCTTCAGTTGTCAGTTTCACGAGCTCTTCCGGGAAATCCATATGCACAAAGTGTAAGACAAGCACGCAGCTCTAATCGGCGTACTGGAGGTACCAGAAACACAGTACGATCTAGTCCAGAACCGGCAGCTGTGAATTCCATTAGATCACCCCCGGGATCGACTCATAACTATGTTACCGTTGAAAAAGAGAATGCGGATGAGCATGAACTGAAACTGCTCGTAAATGGAAATTGTAACGATAAAGATGGGAATTATAATGAAATTGTTTCCTCAgctaaggaagaagaagaaccaGTTGCACACGTATAG